From the genome of Winogradskyella forsetii, one region includes:
- a CDS encoding alpha-amylase family glycosyl hydrolase, with protein sequence MKNLIILVFAVSSILACTNDKGVSTNANETMEPKPDPFQPETYVKLSHPEWSKNASIYQINTRQFSEEGTFKAAQTQLPRLKELGVDIIWLMPIHAIGKKNRKGSLGSPYSVKDYYSVNPEFGTLQDLKDFVNAAHDQDMYVILDWVANHTAWDNVLVEEHPDWYDRDYKGDFRPTPWWDWSDIIDLDYRKPEVRQYMTEALKYWVEEANIDGYRCDVAGMVPVEFWNNVRKELDAIKPVFMLAEWESRDLHAKAFDMTYAWSWNEAVHKICLGQADVNALYIYYSWNESAFPDNSMRMTFVSNHDKNAWEGTMYEQFGEGLEAAIVLSVVGEGMPLIYNGQEAGNSERLEFFEKDPIQWKDHVIGDLYKKLFALMKSNTALWHAKWGATIVKIPNNNESDVLSFVRQNENDKVFAVFNFSNNSKSVEFKEELYHGTYKEFNAKETVMLNTNTVLELAPWSYKVYIK encoded by the coding sequence ATGAAAAACCTGATAATCTTAGTTTTTGCTGTGTCAAGCATTCTTGCATGCACAAATGATAAGGGCGTATCTACAAACGCTAATGAAACAATGGAACCAAAACCTGACCCTTTTCAACCAGAAACTTATGTGAAACTTTCACATCCAGAATGGAGTAAAAACGCTTCGATTTATCAAATAAATACACGTCAGTTTTCAGAAGAAGGGACATTTAAAGCAGCACAAACACAACTACCACGTCTCAAAGAATTAGGTGTAGATATTATTTGGTTAATGCCAATCCATGCCATTGGCAAAAAAAACAGAAAAGGTAGTTTAGGAAGTCCGTATTCTGTAAAGGATTATTACAGTGTCAATCCAGAATTTGGAACACTTCAAGATTTAAAAGACTTTGTAAATGCAGCCCATGACCAAGACATGTATGTGATTTTAGATTGGGTGGCCAATCACACAGCGTGGGACAATGTTTTGGTCGAGGAGCATCCAGATTGGTATGATAGGGATTACAAAGGCGATTTTCGTCCGACACCATGGTGGGATTGGTCCGATATTATCGATTTGGATTACCGCAAACCTGAAGTTAGACAATATATGACTGAAGCGCTTAAGTATTGGGTCGAAGAAGCCAATATTGATGGTTATCGCTGCGATGTTGCAGGCATGGTGCCAGTGGAATTTTGGAATAACGTGCGGAAGGAATTAGATGCTATAAAACCTGTTTTTATGCTAGCCGAATGGGAATCTAGAGACCTTCACGCCAAAGCCTTTGATATGACTTATGCTTGGAGCTGGAACGAAGCGGTTCATAAAATATGCCTAGGTCAAGCAGATGTAAATGCGTTATATATTTATTATTCATGGAATGAGAGCGCATTTCCAGATAATAGTATGCGCATGACTTTTGTAAGCAATCATGATAAAAACGCATGGGAAGGCACCATGTACGAACAATTTGGCGAAGGTTTGGAAGCAGCAATTGTATTGTCCGTTGTTGGAGAAGGAATGCCATTAATTTATAATGGGCAAGAAGCGGGTAATTCCGAACGACTTGAGTTTTTTGAAAAAGACCCGATCCAATGGAAAGATCATGTTATTGGAGATTTGTACAAAAAATTATTCGCGCTAATGAAATCGAATACCGCTTTGTGGCACGCCAAATGGGGAGCGACAATAGTTAAGATACCCAATAATAACGAAAGTGACGTGTTAAGTTTTGTGCGCCAAAACGAAAATGATAAGGTATTTGCCGTGTTTAATTTTTCAAATAATTCTAAATCCGTCGAATTTAAAGAGGAACTTTATCATGGAACTTACAAGGAGTTTAATGCTAAAGAAACTGTAATGTTAAACACAAATACCGTTTTGGAATTAGCACCTTGGAGCTATAAAGTTTATATAAAATGA